One window of Paenibacillus albicereus genomic DNA carries:
- a CDS encoding glycosyl hydrolase family 18 protein, whose protein sequence is MPSREYMKPEYAHAHPLFYGGMDLKEGALIEQGQTLLPLEAIKAVLGSDLPVWYEEKTQSIILTSDTKVLFMKKDQLQAKLGDKPFQLAVAPVERDGRIYMPLSPLKTLYGIQAQTSPSSGVMTLERAGDRMRMAVPAEDEEIAVRSEPSIHSPYVELAGPGQTLIVWDEQEDWYKVQGPEGHSGYVRQKELRFSEDRVIAPLAEAEPALPWKAGQKVNLTWEAVYNKPPDPSGYPAMEGVNVVSPTWFEVSDGSGQIRSKADASYAAWARQRGMQVWALFSNAFDPDLTTKVLSSVETRFTMIRQLLAYAEMYKLQGINIDFENVRTSDKQNFVQFVRELSPMLHEAGLIVSIDVTPKSNSEMWSLFLDREALIGSVDYMMLMAYDEHWASSPKAGSVASLPWVENSIQRLLEEDGVDPAKLVLSMPLYTRIWSESKGEDGSIDVSSKAVGMERIEEIVRNRKLTPVFDEAAGQNYIEYVEKEGVLSRIWIEDARSIEARVALVHKYGLAGVATWARSFQTDRIWGVIHESLSDPS, encoded by the coding sequence ATGCCGAGCCGTGAATATATGAAGCCGGAATACGCGCATGCCCATCCTCTGTTCTACGGCGGAATGGATCTGAAGGAAGGCGCGCTGATCGAGCAGGGGCAGACGCTGCTTCCGCTCGAGGCCATCAAGGCGGTGCTCGGCAGCGATCTTCCGGTCTGGTATGAGGAGAAGACGCAGTCGATCATTCTCACGAGTGACACGAAGGTGCTCTTCATGAAAAAAGACCAGCTGCAGGCCAAGCTCGGAGACAAGCCGTTCCAGCTTGCCGTTGCCCCTGTGGAGCGCGATGGACGCATTTACATGCCTCTTTCGCCGCTCAAGACCTTGTACGGCATCCAGGCGCAGACATCCCCTTCGAGCGGCGTCATGACGCTGGAAAGAGCAGGGGATCGGATGCGGATGGCCGTGCCCGCCGAGGACGAAGAAATCGCGGTACGGTCGGAGCCGTCCATCCACAGTCCTTATGTCGAGCTGGCCGGGCCGGGTCAGACCTTGATCGTGTGGGACGAGCAGGAGGATTGGTACAAGGTGCAGGGTCCCGAGGGCCACTCGGGCTATGTCCGCCAAAAGGAGCTCCGTTTTTCCGAAGACCGCGTCATTGCGCCGCTGGCGGAGGCCGAGCCTGCCCTGCCGTGGAAAGCCGGCCAAAAGGTCAACCTGACCTGGGAAGCGGTCTACAACAAGCCTCCCGATCCGTCCGGGTACCCCGCGATGGAAGGCGTCAACGTCGTCAGTCCGACTTGGTTCGAGGTCAGCGACGGCAGCGGCCAGATCCGCAGCAAGGCGGATGCGTCCTATGCGGCATGGGCGCGCCAGCGAGGAATGCAGGTGTGGGCTTTGTTCAGCAACGCCTTCGATCCGGATCTGACGACCAAGGTGCTCTCGAGCGTCGAAACCCGGTTCACGATGATTCGTCAGCTGCTTGCATACGCGGAGATGTATAAGCTGCAAGGAATCAATATCGACTTCGAGAACGTCCGGACATCCGACAAGCAGAACTTCGTGCAGTTCGTGCGCGAGCTGTCGCCGATGCTTCATGAAGCAGGGCTGATCGTCTCGATCGACGTCACTCCCAAGTCCAATAGCGAGATGTGGTCGCTCTTCCTCGACCGGGAGGCGCTGATCGGCAGCGTCGATTACATGATGCTGATGGCGTACGATGAGCATTGGGCGAGCAGTCCCAAGGCCGGCTCGGTCGCCTCGCTCCCGTGGGTGGAGAACTCGATCCAGCGACTGCTGGAGGAAGACGGGGTCGATCCGGCGAAGCTCGTCCTGAGCATGCCGCTGTATACTCGAATTTGGAGCGAGTCCAAGGGAGAAGATGGAAGCATCGACGTATCGTCCAAGGCAGTCGGCATGGAGCGCATCGAGGAGATCGTTCGCAACCGCAAGCTGACGCCGGTTTTCGACGAGGCGGCCGGACAGAACTACATCGAGTATGTCGAAAAGGAAGGCGTCCTGAGCCGGATCTGGATCGAGGATGCGCGATCGATCGAAGCCAGGGTGGCGCTCGTGCACAAGTACGGCCTTGCCGGCGTGGCGACATGGGCGCGTTCCTTCCAGACGGACCGCATATGGGGCGTCATTCACGAGAGCCTGTCCGACCCCTCCTGA
- the perR gene encoding peroxide-responsive transcriptional repressor PerR, whose amino-acid sequence MGASVEQALEQLKSSGVRMTPQRHAILGFLMNSMTHPTADEIYKALSPDFPSMSVATIYNNLRLFVEAGLVRELTYGDDSSRFDANLTDHYHAICKQCGEIVDFDYPPLMEVERAASRETGFRVEGHRMEIYGVCTSCRTAVPHS is encoded by the coding sequence ATGGGAGCCAGCGTAGAACAAGCTTTAGAGCAGCTTAAATCCAGCGGCGTCCGCATGACCCCGCAGCGTCACGCGATACTTGGGTTTCTGATGAACTCGATGACTCATCCGACTGCGGATGAGATCTATAAAGCTTTGTCACCCGATTTCCCGAGCATGAGCGTCGCGACGATCTACAACAACCTCCGGCTGTTCGTGGAGGCGGGTCTCGTGCGGGAGCTGACCTACGGAGACGACTCAAGCCGTTTCGACGCGAACTTGACGGATCATTATCATGCTATTTGCAAACAATGCGGCGAGATTGTCGATTTCGACTACCCGCCGCTGATGGAGGTCGAACGGGCCGCTTCGCGGGAGACCGGATTCCGCGTCGAGGGGCATCGCATGGAGATTTACGGCGTGTGCACGTCCTGCCGGACTGCCGTGCCGCATTCATAA
- a CDS encoding nucleotidyltransferase-like protein, which yields MLNKQVASLFQQEEGVIGLVAVRDPYPFQRQIDGLDLLLLVISDVACGLASIQHRRMDGQQVMIRRVTRDLLLHWIASSRHKDVMEWILRGEIIHDPEGIVDRLRSDVKVFSDEIQQRRLLVEYSQFLRSYLLGKQNMEDGLALDAHNHIVRTLNHYAHLELIESGQHPEPAVWRQMRRFHPGIYKLYEELATSPETLEQRIKLVLLACEFAIMSKMRSSCKLIYRVMESRDEPWSIAELSGDESLSDLPIDLSLLLQRNVQRGYLREVAVLSHDTGGESLDLRYKLPR from the coding sequence ATGTTAAACAAACAGGTTGCGAGCTTGTTCCAGCAGGAAGAAGGCGTCATCGGCCTTGTCGCCGTACGAGATCCGTATCCGTTCCAGCGGCAGATCGACGGATTGGACCTGCTTCTTCTTGTGATCAGCGATGTAGCCTGCGGACTCGCCTCCATTCAGCATCGCCGTATGGATGGCCAGCAGGTCATGATTCGGCGGGTGACTCGAGACCTTCTTCTTCATTGGATAGCGAGCAGCCGCCATAAGGACGTCATGGAATGGATTCTCAGAGGAGAGATTATCCACGATCCGGAAGGAATCGTCGATCGCCTCCGTTCCGATGTCAAGGTATTCTCTGATGAAATTCAGCAGCGGAGGCTGCTTGTCGAGTACAGCCAGTTCCTGAGATCGTACCTGCTCGGCAAGCAGAATATGGAGGACGGGTTGGCGCTGGATGCCCATAATCATATCGTGCGTACGCTCAATCATTACGCGCACTTGGAGCTGATCGAGTCCGGCCAGCATCCGGAGCCAGCGGTCTGGCGGCAGATGCGCCGGTTTCACCCGGGGATTTATAAGCTTTATGAAGAGCTTGCGACGAGTCCCGAGACGCTTGAGCAACGGATCAAGCTTGTCTTGCTGGCATGCGAGTTCGCCATCATGAGCAAGATGCGCTCCAGCTGCAAGTTGATTTATCGAGTCATGGAGTCCAGGGACGAGCCATGGAGCATCGCTGAGCTTTCTGGCGATGAGTCGTTGTCCGATCTGCCGATCGATCTTTCCCTGCTGCTTCAGCGAAACGTGCAGCGCGGATATCTGCGTGAGGTGGCCGTCCTGTCGCATGATACAGGGGGAGAGTCGCTGGACCTTCGCTACAAACTCCCTCGATAG
- a CDS encoding DUF4097 family beta strand repeat-containing protein, which produces MSAESRNRKNRWLTGLYAALLPGGGHLYLGWYGRGLLLLLVVLLDLAALIRFSDSTSGSRALLLLYLGYALPALYFYSVFDALEIHSRSKLAAGSRGGGAGPFSIRHSLVLVGGGLLLLFLIRPTEAVQPRLDWIGDMASGAVLLALAAWLSLRRSPEQFRFGRLSAILLLAACGAILLWDQIRERNDIGLLSEWWPVLFVLAGAEMLLFQLLERRRPGRRLTIGAGAAAAAVLLIGSAYAVTQYGGLPFRWLDQYAGRTSLENLSEEKGFHFEQEPIFLALEGQVASVIIDNPNGDVTVRAASDPSSRQVTVQAELWVDTEDSKEADHVREKSKLKVSSEGKLEIAAQGMPYGANGSRLPRYNLIVTMPADLEASFRSDETAPLPMLPLPSMPSGLFSPSPSSVPTNVAAQSADRSSAGSSASAVSSVATAGPSMLPSPSAEPEASPSPSPSASPTPGPEAVKLLLHAGNGNVSMSGLTAEGGLTVKNGNGAIELRDLRGKVEADTTSGNITAERIAGDAALSARDGSIQASRIDGSINAYTSNGNLEISEIEGDSAILETKNGFIRVEEVAGSLQADTLNGEIRIRSSTVGGGWDIDSSIGEVMLSLPTTSSYVMDGAVTFGEIRTELPLQVTKKRVEGTIGLGIHRIRVDANSDISIFAYPSMPE; this is translated from the coding sequence ATGAGCGCAGAATCGCGGAACCGCAAAAACCGCTGGCTGACCGGTCTATACGCCGCTCTTCTCCCGGGAGGAGGCCATCTGTATTTAGGCTGGTATGGCCGCGGCCTGCTGCTGCTGCTCGTCGTGCTGCTTGATCTGGCGGCGCTCATCCGCTTTTCCGACTCGACCAGCGGCAGCCGGGCGCTGCTCCTGCTCTATTTGGGCTACGCCCTGCCGGCATTGTATTTCTATAGCGTTTTTGATGCCCTGGAAATTCATTCCCGGAGCAAGCTTGCCGCCGGCAGCAGAGGAGGCGGCGCGGGACCGTTTTCGATCCGGCACAGCCTCGTGCTGGTAGGCGGAGGCTTGCTGCTGCTGTTCCTGATCCGTCCGACCGAGGCCGTCCAGCCTCGGCTCGACTGGATCGGAGACATGGCATCCGGAGCGGTGCTGCTCGCTCTGGCGGCATGGCTGTCGCTGAGGCGGAGTCCGGAGCAGTTCCGTTTCGGACGCCTCAGCGCCATCCTGCTGCTTGCGGCATGCGGAGCCATTCTTCTGTGGGATCAGATCCGGGAGCGCAACGATATCGGCCTGCTCTCGGAGTGGTGGCCGGTGCTGTTCGTCCTTGCCGGAGCCGAGATGCTCCTGTTCCAGCTTCTCGAAAGACGCCGTCCCGGTCGACGCCTGACGATCGGGGCGGGAGCGGCTGCCGCCGCCGTGCTGCTCATCGGATCGGCCTATGCCGTCACGCAGTACGGGGGCTTGCCGTTCCGCTGGCTGGACCAGTACGCGGGTCGGACGAGCCTGGAGAACCTGTCGGAGGAAAAAGGCTTCCACTTCGAGCAGGAACCGATCTTCCTTGCGCTTGAGGGGCAGGTGGCAAGCGTCATCATCGACAATCCGAACGGAGACGTGACGGTTCGTGCCGCTTCGGACCCGAGCAGCCGCCAAGTGACCGTTCAGGCCGAGCTGTGGGTCGATACGGAAGATTCCAAGGAAGCGGATCATGTCCGCGAGAAGTCCAAGCTCAAAGTCAGCTCGGAGGGAAAGCTGGAGATTGCGGCCCAAGGCATGCCCTACGGAGCCAATGGATCCCGCTTGCCCCGCTACAATCTGATCGTGACGATGCCGGCCGATCTGGAAGCTTCGTTCCGGTCGGATGAAACCGCTCCGCTCCCGATGCTTCCTCTTCCGTCCATGCCGTCAGGCCTATTTTCTCCGTCGCCCTCCAGCGTCCCGACGAACGTCGCGGCCCAATCGGCGGACAGGAGCAGCGCCGGCTCGTCCGCAAGCGCCGTCTCCAGCGTCGCGACAGCGGGACCGAGCATGCTTCCTTCTCCCTCCGCAGAGCCCGAAGCCTCGCCTTCGCCGAGTCCGTCCGCCTCTCCGACTCCGGGGCCGGAGGCGGTCAAGCTGCTGCTCCATGCGGGCAACGGCAACGTATCCATGTCGGGGCTGACGGCCGAAGGCGGGCTGACGGTCAAAAATGGCAATGGCGCCATCGAGCTGCGGGACCTTCGAGGCAAGGTGGAAGCCGACACGACTAGCGGCAACATCACGGCGGAACGAATCGCCGGCGATGCCGCCCTGTCCGCTCGCGACGGGAGCATCCAGGCTTCCCGCATCGACGGCTCGATCAACGCCTATACGAGCAACGGCAACCTCGAAATCAGCGAGATCGAAGGGGATTCGGCGATCCTCGAAACGAAAAACGGATTCATCCGAGTCGAGGAAGTAGCGGGCAGCCTGCAGGCGGATACGCTGAACGGCGAAATCCGCATCCGCAGCTCGACCGTAGGCGGGGGCTGGGACATCGACAGCTCGATCGGCGAGGTCATGCTGTCCCTTCCGACGACCTCCTCCTATGTCATGGACGGCGCGGTCACGTTCGGCGAGATCCGCACCGAGCTCCCGCTGCAGGTGACGAAAAAGCGTGTCGAAGGCACGATCGGGCTTGGCATTCATCGGATCCGCGTGGATGCGAACAGCGACATCTCCATCTTTGCCTACCCGTCCATGCCCGAATGA
- a CDS encoding YgzB family protein, protein MLLKSSKINEFRLWGLVLILVGMGVMILGTAGIVFWGQTGKVFAAVFMVIGMIALVVSVGIYFWAGMLSTSAVMLICPECGRQTKILGRTDRCMYCKTILTLDAERATEGYEPSDPLSMPEDKPAPPTNHA, encoded by the coding sequence ATGCTTCTGAAATCCAGCAAAATCAATGAGTTCCGCTTATGGGGGCTCGTCCTCATCCTTGTCGGCATGGGCGTCATGATCTTAGGTACGGCCGGCATCGTATTCTGGGGCCAGACCGGCAAAGTATTCGCTGCCGTATTCATGGTTATCGGCATGATTGCGCTGGTGGTGAGCGTCGGCATCTACTTCTGGGCAGGCATGCTCTCGACGAGCGCGGTCATGCTGATCTGTCCGGAATGCGGCCGCCAGACCAAAATCCTTGGACGCACCGATCGCTGCATGTACTGCAAGACGATCTTGACGCTGGATGCGGAGCGCGCCACGGAAGGCTACGAGCCGTCCGATCCGCTCTCCATGCCGGAGGACAAGCCAGCTCCCCCGACCAATCACGCTTGA